One Silene latifolia isolate original U9 population chromosome 4, ASM4854445v1, whole genome shotgun sequence DNA segment encodes these proteins:
- the LOC141651144 gene encoding uncharacterized protein LOC141651144 has product MGSIDCMHWQWKNCPVGWRGMYQGRSGRATVILKAVASQDLWIWHSFFGIPGSCNDLTVFHRSPIFDDMMNGRAPHVNYMVNGKHYNTGYYLTDGIYPQWTTFIQSIPLPQTPKDRLFAERQEAARKDVERAF; this is encoded by the coding sequence ATGGGAAGTATTGATTGCATGCATTGGCAATGGAAGAATTGCCCGGTTGGTTGGAGGGGGATGTATCAAGGCCGAAGTGGTAGAGCTACTGTCATTCTTAAAGCAGTTGCCTCACAAGATCTTTGGATATGGCATtctttttttgggattccagggtcttgTAATGACTTGACGGTATTCCATCGCTCTCCTATTTTTGATGATATGATGAATGGGCGAGCACCTCATGTTAACTATATGGTTAATGGAAAGCATTATAACACGGGGTATTATCTAACCGATGGGATCTATCCACAGTGGACGACCTTCATACAATCAATTCCACTCCCACAAACACCCAAGGATAGATTATTTGCAGAGCGTCAAGAAGCGGCTCGTAAAGATGTTGAGCGGGCGTTCTGA